GGACTTTGCCTCTGCGGAGCACCATCACGAAGACCATGAGCTTCATATAGACTGTTCCCTTTGTATAATCCAAAACCTTCAAACAGATGCTCCAAGCTATCAACCTTCAGTAAAACTCAGGCTTATAACCTTTTTTGTAAAGACTGAGCCTTGCCTTCAAACTTTACCCCTTAGACCTCTCTTAAAGACCACCTACGGGCGGGCACCTCCAACCTCTTAGACACTTACCGACCCCTTACACCTAAAAAACTACCAAAGGAGGTGCTTGCCATGAAAGTTTTGTATATCTTTAGCACACCAAACAGTGCCAGCTACATACTTGGGAGGATGATACTCCCACAGCTGGAGAACGACGCTCACCCTGTAGAGGTAGCAGGAATGTTTTTCTTTCTTGACAACAACTATGTGTTAGTCAAGGGCAATCCCATAGGTGAAAGGCTTGCCAAGCTCCTCAGGGAGGGCAAGATAGGATTCCTTATGGGATGCGACCAGTGTTGCTATGAGAGAAACATTGCAGACAAGCTGGTGGAGGGTGCAACCATAGGATGCTTTCCAAACCTGTATGGGAAAGCCCAGCAATTAGGCGTTGAACAAGTAATAACACTATAAGGAGGTTATAGCCATGAGAAAAGCCTTATTGCTTCTTGGAGGAATATTTAGCTTTACCTTTGCACAGGAAAACCTTGAGGACCTAAAGCGTCAGTTAGAGGAGCAAAGAAGGCTTATCCAAGAGCTTGAGAGGAAAATACAGGCTTTGGAAAAGGCTCAGCAGGCAAAACCCGAGGAAAAACCCTCAGAAAAGCCAGAGCCTGCGGACAGAAGCCTACAGCTAAGAGCTAAGTTTGACGAAAGGCTAAAGGCTTATCAGGTCTCTCCTTTCAGGCAGACTGCCTTTCTGCCAGACATATCCTTTATATTGGACTTTTCTGCGGTAGCCAGAAACAGAAAGGATGAGGAATATGAAAAACTCAGAATTCCAAGACTTTGGCACAGGCACGACCATGGAGACCACGGACACGGCATGCTTAACGAAAAGAGAGGCTTTAACCTCAACTACGGCGAGCTATACCTCTACGCACCCGTTGACCCATACTTTGACCTTTATGCAACCATACCCTTCTCAGAGCATGGTGCAGAGATAGAGGAGGCTTATGCGGTTACGAGGGGCTTGCCTGGGGGCTTTCAACTCAAAGTGGGTAAGTTTAGAAGTGGCTTTGGAAGGCTAAACGCACAACACCCACACGCTTGGGACTTTGCAACATTGCCACTGCCAAATAAGGTCTTTCTGGGGGATGATGGTCTTACAGAAAAGGGTATAGGCATAACATGGCTTGCACCTACACCCTTTTATCTCCTCTTTGGTGTAGAGGTGCTACAAGGTGAAAACGACCAAAGCTTTGGCTACAAGGGCTTTACCATAACTGACCCAAATACGGGCAACACCTTTGAGCTTGAAGACAAACCTGTGCCAAACCTCTATGTGGGATACATAAAGACCTCTTTTGATATAGGAAACCTCTCCATCCTCACAGGACTTTCATACGCTCAAGGCAAGCACAGACACTCTCACCACGACCACGGGCTGGATGCAAAAACAAAGCTCTATGGTTTTGACCTTACCGCCAGATATCAGATAGACGGCGTAAGGTATGTAGCCTTGCAGGGAGAATACATGTATAGAGACCAGGATGGCACAAGGTATGGCTTTAACCAACAAGGCAATGTGGTCACCAGAACAGTGGACAGAAAACAGGCTGGCTTTTACGCTCAACTTGTAGGTAGGTTTCACAAGCAGTGGAGGGCAGGCGTTAGATACGAGCTCATAAACAAAAACAGCGTAAAGGTAGGAGGAAACTCTGTATGGGCTCCAGATAACCTACCTGCATACTATGCCATGTTGGAATACACTCCCACCGAGTTTTCTCGCATAAGGCTACAGGTAGGAGAAAACAGAGCCTTCTATGAGGGTCAAAAGAGAAAACCAGTCAAGGAAGTTATCCTGCAGTTTAACTTCGCCATAGGTGCTCACGGTGCTCATCCCTTCTAAGGCTCTAAGTTGGGGGCTTTTGCCCCCGCCTTTGAACAGACTAATAGGAGGTGAGTCATGCTTAAGAAAACCCTTATAAAAACCCTTCCCCTTGCTCCCTCTGTAGGAGCCTTCGGCTATATGTCCGCTTGTGGATGTGGACACTGTCCTGCCTGTATAGGCTCTTCTGCAGTGGTAGTAGGGATGGTGGTATACCTTGGTGCTAAAAAGCTCATAGAGTCTGCAGGTAAGAGGCTTGACGAAAAGGAGGAGGGTGGTTTATGATATACAATATCAAATTCAATATTGAAAGGAGGGCTTGCCATGAAGAGCCTTTTAGCTCTGCTACTGCTTAGCCTTTCCTTTGCCTTCGCCCAGTTAAGGGTGGTTGCCACTTATCCATGGATAGGAGAGCTCGTAAAGGAGATAGGAAAGGACAGGGTAAGGGTGCATGTGATAGCACGCCCAGATGAGGATTTCCACTTTGTGGTTCCCAGACCCTCTCACATAGCAAGGATGAGGGATGCAGACCTTGTGGTTATAAACGGTGCAAGCCTTGAAATAGGATTTTTGCCACCCCTTCTCCAGCAGTCTAACAATCCAAAAATCCAACCCGGAAGAGCAGGCTTTTTGGACCTTTCTCAGTTCATAAACATTATTGAAAAGCCAGAGAGGGTCTCAAGGGAGATGGGGGATGTGCATCCAGAGGGAAATCCACATTATGTTTTTGACCCTCATAACATACCCATTCTTGCAAGGGCTATAAGGGAGAAAATGTGTGAGTTAAACTCAAGAGATTGTTCCTTTTACAACGCTAACCTTGAAGACTTTCTTAAGAGGTGGGACGCAAAGTTAAAAGAGTGGGACGAGGGCTTTTCAAAGCTCAGAGGTCTAAAGGTAATACAGTGGCACAAGACTTATAACTATCTTTTTAACCGCTATGGCATTCAAAAGGTGGGGACAATTGAACCTCTACCCGGCATACCACCCACTGCAAGGCACTTAGACAACCTTGTGCAAAGCTCAAAGGGTCAAGGAGTAAGGTATGTGATACTTGAAGGCTTTAGGAAAAACGAGATGAGAACCGCACAGAGGGTGGCAAACAGCATAGGTGCAAAGGTTGTAGTCCTTCCCAACGATGTGGGCTCTGAAGGTGTGAAAAACCTCTTTGACCTCTACGATGTAATCCTGAGGAGACTTTCTCAATGATTCTTGACCTTTTTCTTTCCAGTTTTCTGCTCTCTGTGGTGCTTGTGGGTATTCATGCCTACTTTGGAAGGGAAATAGTCAAAAGGGGGATAATCTTTACAGATATAGCGGTCGCTCAGTTCTCTGGAGTGGGTATTGCCTTCTCCCTTATTGTCTTTCATGGTGAATATACCTACGCCTTTTCTCTAATTTTTGGTCTTTTTGCCAGTTTTTTGATAGCTATTTCTCAAAAACTTAAGGAATACTCAGAGGCTTTTATTGGACTTTTGTATGCCTTGGGCTTTTCCTTGACGGTTTTGCTACTTTCCATGTCCGCTCATGGCATGGAAGAGCTAAAAAAACTAACCGCCAGCGATATTCTCTTTGTTAGTATGGAGGAGGTAATAAAAACCGCAGGCATATATACGGTTTTAGGAATCCTCCTGTATCTGAGAAGGTATATCAGTGGTATACTTCGTGAACTTTCCTTTTTTGCTCTCTTTTCCATAACCCTTGCCAGCTCTGTAAAACTCGCAGGGGTGCTTGTGGTGTTTTCTCTGCTTGTCTCTCCTGCCCTCGTTTCCCTACTGCTTGGTCGTGGTCTTGTCTTTGCGTGGATTTGGGGAAGTCTCTGGAGCTTTTTGGCTATAGCTCTTTCCTTCTGGCTTGACCTTCCCACAGGCTACAGCCTTGTGTTTTTGCAAGCTTTAGTGGGTCTTATGACCTTCTTTTACAGGCTACTTGTTAGTAGCTACTTCCATGCGGGTTCATAAAGCCAGAAATACTCTTCCCTCTCTGGTCCTGTGGAGAGCATAACCACTGGCACTTTAAGGTATTCTTGGATGAAGTCAATATACTCCAAAGCCTCCGAGGGCATAGTAGATAAACTTCTTGCACCTCTTGTATCCTTGAGCCATCCTTTAAAGGTCTTATAAACAGGCTTTACTCTTTGAAGAAGACTTAAGCTCGCAGGAAAGTGGTCTATCCTCTTGCCGTCCACCTCGTAAGCCACACAGACCTTTATCTCCTCAAAGGCATCCAAAACATCAAGCTTTGTTATTATAATGCCATCAAGACCATTTACCTCCACTGCATGCCTTAGAGCAACAAGGTCAAGCCATCCACAGCGTCTTGGTCTTCCTGTGGTTGCTCCGTATTCTCCACCCCTTTCCCTGAGGAGCTCACCCGTGGCATCTTTTAGCTCTGTAGGGAAAGGACCTTCTCCTACCCTTGTGGTGTAGGCTTTTGATACCGCCCAGAAGTTTGCCTCTGAGAAATACTTTGGTGGAAGCCCCGTGCCGTTGGAAAGTCCAAGTGCAGAAGCGTTGGAAGAGGTCACGTAAGGATAAGTTCCCATATCTATGTCAAGCATTGTGCCCTGTGCACCTTCAAAAAGCACCCTTCCTCTAAAGTCCAAAATTAGCCTCGTGGTGTCTATCACCCTTTCCTTGACCCTTTTATAATACTCCATAGTTTTTTCAAAAATCTCTTGTGCATCCAACCTATGGTTTTCACAGTATACCTTTTCGCATAGGTCGGAGACAAACTCAATGTTTTCCTTTATAAGCTGGTAGGTCCTGTCTGGGTCTTCAAGGTCGCAGACCCTTATACCCTTCCTGCCATACTTAAACATATAAGAAGGTCCTATACCCCTTAGAGTAGTCCCTATTTTGCCCTTTTTCTCAAAGAGAGAGTCAAGGACTTTATGGTAAGGAAGCACAATATGTGCCCTATCGCTTATGTATATCCTATCCCATACTTTCAATCCCTTCTTTTCAAGTTCTTCTATCTCCTTTACCAAAAGCTCTAAGTCTACCACCATACCCTGAGCAACCACGCCTATGGCTTGCTCGTGAAGTATACCAGTGGGTAGCAAGTGTAGGACGAACTTCTCTCCTCCTACCATTACTGTATGACCTGCGTTGCTCCCACCCTGATACCTCACCACCATGTCAAAGTCCGCAGAGAGCAGGTCTACCACCTTGCCTTTCCCTTCGTCACCCCACTGAGCACCAAGTATAACAAGGTCTTTTCTCATCCTACCGCTCCTTGAAGCTCTTCTACCTTTTCCCTGATAGCTTTGAGCAGTTCTCCTATCCCCCACCCCTTTACCGCAGAAACCACCACAGACCTACTTTCCATAAAGGCAGGCTCTGTGAGATACTTTATGTCTTCTTCCTTTTCTACCACCTTGTCCGCCTTGTTGAAAACGTATATTACAGGCTTTTCCTCCGCAGATAGGTCCTTTAGTATTTGCTTGACCACTTTGACCTTTTCAAGCCAATTTTTGTCTGAGATATCTATCACATGCAAAATTATGTCCGCCTCTTGAACCTCTTCTAAGGTAGCCTTAAAGGACTCTATAAGCTCAGGTGGTAGCTTTCTTATAAAACCCACCGTGTCCGTGATAAGGACCTTTATGTCAGGGAACAAGAGCCTTGCAGAGGTAGTAGTATCAAGGGTAGCAAAAGGCATATCCGCAATCAGGGTCTCTCTGCCTGTTAGGCTTTTCATAAGGCTGGACTTTCCCACGTTAGTGTAGCCCACCAATGCTACCTTTACCACCTTTAGGTCTCCTGAGCTTTCCCTTCTTTTTCTCTGCTCTCTTCTTTGCCTTTTTATGTCCTCAAGCTCCTTCTTTATTTGCTGTATCCTCTTCTTTATCCACCTTCTCCTTATTTCTGCCTCTTGCTCACCAGGACCCCTTGTTCCAACACCACCACCAAGCCTTGAAAGTTCCTTACCTTTTCCATAGAGCCTTGGAAGCTCGTAAGTGAGTTTAGCCAACTCCACCTGTAGCTTAGCAGTCTTTGACCTCACCCTACGAGAAAAAATCTCTAACACCAAGTCCGCCCTATCCATTATCCTTTTGCCTATAGCCTTCTCAAGGTTTGCCACCTGAGAGGGACTAAGAAAGGCATCAAATATAACCACATCTGCGCCAGTTCCCTCCGCCACCTGTCTTATCTCCTCCACTTTGCCCGCACCCACGTAGTATTTCGGGTCTGGATGGCTTTTCCTCTGAGTTATGTATCCAAGACAATGACCCCCTAAGGCTTTAAGGAGCTCCTTTAACTCCTGGAGGGATTCTTTGCTCTCTTGCTTGCTGTTTTCTATAAGGCTTACAAGAATGCTTTTCATTAACCCCCTTGCACTATGGTGCTTATGGCATGCTTGTATATAAGGTTAGGCTCACCCTCTACCTCAAGTAAGAGGGTATACTTATCATGGTCAAGCACCTTGCCCGTTATCCTGTTTCCTCTGGTAAGGAAAACTGTTACCGTAACTCCTTTCTTTTTAAGCTCCTCTATGTATTCGTCCTGCACGCTTGTATTCTTCTCCATAAACATCCTATCCAACCTCCAATATAAATTATATAAACTTTTTGCATCAGTCAAGATACGTAAGTGCTATAATATAAGAGGGAGGTAAAAATGCTACTTATTATAGTCCTTACACCTTTACTCCTCTTGATAAATGGCTGGGCTCTTTCTCCACTGGGTTGTCTGAAAAGGCTTGAGGCTATGGAATATCAATCCGCAATAGTATACTGCGAGAAGAATGACTTTATAGAAGCACTAAACTCCTACCAAAGAGCTGTAGAGCTCTACAGAGATATATGATTCTAAACTTAGCCTTAGCTCAGATAAACCCTCTTTTGGGCTCTGTAGAAGCTAACATAAGTAAGATAAAACTACTCTCAGAACAAGCTCAGGAAAGAGCTCATATGGTCATATTCCCAGAGCTTGCCCTATGTGGCTATCCTCCAGAGGACTTGCTTTTGAGGTATGACTTTATAGAAAGGTGTATGCTTTCTCTTGAGGAGCTTGTGGAGTTTTCCAAAAACTTATCTTCGGTGCTTGTTTTTGGCATGCCTTACTACGATGGAGACCTATATAACGCTCTTGTGGTGGTAGCAGAAGGTAAAATCCTCGGAGTCTATAAAAAGACCTTTTTGCCTAACTACTCGGTCTTTGACGAAAAGAGATATTTTAGGTCTGGTAGAGAACCTTTGGTGGTTGAGATAGGAGGAGTAAAGGTAGGCTTTTCTGTGTGTGAAGATATCTGGCATCCCGACGGGTGGGAAAGGTTCTATGCCCTTTCAGGTTGTGAGGTGCTGGTGAACATAAACGCATCCCCCTACTACAAAGGTAAGTATGAGTTTAAAGAAAACTTTCTAAGAGCAAGGGCTCAGGACAACATAGCCTATGTGGTCTATGTAAACATGGTGGGAGGACAGGATGAGCTGGTTTTTGATGGCAGGAGTATGGTGATAGACCCAGAGGGTAAGGTTATTGCAAGGGCAAGGGCTTTTGAGGAAGACCTGCTTTTTGTAAGTCTTGAGGTGGAAAGGGTCAAAAGGAAAAGGCTCTTGGACTTAAGACTAAGGGAAAAGGGAGTGGACAATCCAAGTGTGAATGCTTTTATACCTGCTCAGGAAAAAGCTCTGTGTGAAGTTAGAGTGGAAGTAAGTCCAAGGGATGAAGAGGAGGTCTACAAGGCTCTCCTCTTAGCCATAAGGGATTACGTGGAGAAAAACTCCTTTGAAAGGGTTGTGCTTGGCTTGTCTGGTGGTATAGATTCCTCTTTGGTTGCCTGTCTTGCGGTGGATGCCCTTGGTAAGGATAGGGTTGTGGGGGTTTTTATGCCATCGGAGTTTACATCCTCTGAAAGCAGGGAGGATGTTTACGAGCTTTCTAAAAACTTAGACATTAGTTTACTTGAATATCCTATAAAAGAAGTCTATAGGACATACTTGACACTCTTGGATTCTAAGGAGCTTTCCATAGCAGAAGAAAACTTGCAAGCACGCATAAGGGCTAACATACTTTTTTATCTTTCTAACAAATATGGCTGGCTTGTGCTTTCTACTTCCAACAAAAGCGAATCTGCGGTGGGCTATTCTACTATATATGGAGATATGGCTGGGGGCTTTGCTCCCATAAAAGACCTATACAAAACATGGGTCTACAAACTGGCAAGATACAGAAACTCCATAAAGCCAGACATACCAGAGAGGGTTTTGTTAAAACCACCCACTGCAGAGCTAAGACCCAATCAAACAGACCAAGATACATTGCCACCCTATGAGCTACTTGACCAAGTTTTGGAGCTACACATAGAGGAAGGTATGGGGCTGGAGGATATAGTAGCTTTGGGCTTTGATAGGGAGCTTGTCAAGAAGGTTCTTAGAATGGTAAGAAGGGCAGAATACAAAAGAAGACAAGCACCCATTGGTCCAAAGCTAACAAAAAGAGCCTTTGGAAAGGACTGGAGAATGCCTATAAGCGGTAGCTACTAAAACCTGTAGAGAAAACCTGTTAAAAAACCATAATCTGGCTGTTCTTGGTGTTTGTTAAGGCTTTTGTGCACTCCAAAGCTCAGGTCTATGGATTTTGTGGGATGCAAGAGAAAGCCCACTAAAAGGTGTGTGTCCTTGTTTGAAACCTTATGCTCTGGTCTGATATACTTTATCTCTCCACCCAAGGTTAGCCACTTAGCAGGCTTACCATAAAGATGAAATATCACTCCGTAAGCATCCCTCAAGCCTTCCACATGTGAGGACTTTATATATACAGCGTTGAGGTTAAGAGTAATGTTTCCTACGTCCTTTTCCGCTATAAGGTTTACGTTGGCAGTGGTCCTTCCATAGCCTATGCCCTCCTTCCCTGTGTCAAGGTTTAGCTGGACCCTATAGCCTGCTCTCCAGCCCTCTACTTCAAAGGGTATGTGCTTTATGAAAATTCTCAGGTCATCCGCACCACTTAGCCTTTGACCTTCTTCCTTTAGCTTCACATATGGCTGGATGACCGCAAGGTCCATATTTTTGAGAAGACCCGCTTGAAACTGAAAGTCCAGCACCTGCCTTCTTGCACCACTGTAATACTTGAAGTTGGCGTAGTTCGTCTCAAACTGAAAATTCCCTAACCCTCCCAGAGTGCCCGCATCTTCCGCCTCAAAGGGAAAAAAGGCAAAGCTAAAAGAGGGTATAAACAATAAAAGCCACTTTTTCATGGTAAAACCTCTTTTATGGTTTTAACGAAGTTTTCCAATTCCACTTAGAAAATTCTAACACTTCTTTGTTAAAGAAAGTTTAAGAATGCTAAACTATATAGCTATGTATGTTATGGAAACCTACAAAAGGCTTCCTGTAAGGTTTGTCAAAGGCGAAGGAGTATATTTGTATGACGACCAAGGTAGAAAATACCTTGACTTCCTTGCGGGCATTGCGGTAAACGTCCTTGGATACGCAGACCCAGAACTTACAAAAGCCATATGCGACCAAGCACAAAGCCTTTTGCACATCTCCAATCTCTTTGAAAATCCTTGGCAAGAAGATTTGGCAAAGGAGCTTGTGGATAGCTTTTGGACTTCTGGAAAGGTCTTTTTCTGCAACAGTGGTGCGGAGGCAAACGAAGGAGCTATAAAGCTCGCAAGAAGATACTTTTACGAGAAGGGTGAGAAAAGATACAGGATTATCACCTTTTATAGCTCCTTTCATGGGAGAACCTTTGGTGCCATGTCCGCAACCGCACAGGAAAAGATACAAAAGGGCTTTGAGCCACTCCTTGAAGGTTTTGACTATGCGGAGCTAAACAACTTTGACTCTGTTTTAAAGGCTCTAAAGAAAGAAACCGCCGGCATAATGCTTGAGGTTATACAGGGAGAGGGTGGCATAAGGGAGGCTGAGGGAGAGTTTTTGCAGAAAATTCAAGAGCTATGCAGGAAAGAGGGTCTTCTGCTTATAGTGGACGAAGTCCAAACGGGCATAGGAAGGACTGGTAAATTCTACGCCTACGAGCACTACAACCTACAACCAGACATAATAACCCTTGCAAAAGGCTTGGGTGGTGGAGTCCCCATAGGTGCGGTGCTTGCCAAAGATGAGGTCGCTAAGGCTTTTAGGGCAGGCTCACACGGTTCTACTTTTGGTGGAAACCCCCTTGCCTGCAGAGCTTCTATGGTGGTGGTTCGCAGGGTAAGGGAGCTCTTACCACAGGTTCAAAGGGTGGGAGAATACTTCAAGAGAAAACTCCAAGAGCTTGGAGTGGGAAAGGTTAGAGGCAAAGGTCTAATGCTTGGTTTGGAGCTTGAGAGAAACTGCTCCGAGCTTGTGCAAAAAGCACTTGAAAAGGGTCTTGTGATAAACTGCACCGCAGAGAAGGTCTTGAGGTTTGTCCCACCCCTTATAGTTGAGGAAAAACACATAGACCAAGCCATTGAGATACTAAGGCATATTCT
This genomic stretch from Aquificaceae bacterium harbors:
- a CDS encoding zinc ABC transporter substrate-binding protein, producing MKSLLALLLLSLSFAFAQLRVVATYPWIGELVKEIGKDRVRVHVIARPDEDFHFVVPRPSHIARMRDADLVVINGASLEIGFLPPLLQQSNNPKIQPGRAGFLDLSQFINIIEKPERVSREMGDVHPEGNPHYVFDPHNIPILARAIREKMCELNSRDCSFYNANLEDFLKRWDAKLKEWDEGFSKLRGLKVIQWHKTYNYLFNRYGIQKVGTIEPLPGIPPTARHLDNLVQSSKGQGVRYVILEGFRKNEMRTAQRVANSIGAKVVVLPNDVGSEGVKNLFDLYDVILRRLSQ
- a CDS encoding metal ABC transporter permease, translating into MILDLFLSSFLLSVVLVGIHAYFGREIVKRGIIFTDIAVAQFSGVGIAFSLIVFHGEYTYAFSLIFGLFASFLIAISQKLKEYSEAFIGLLYALGFSLTVLLLSMSAHGMEELKKLTASDILFVSMEEVIKTAGIYTVLGILLYLRRYISGILRELSFFALFSITLASSVKLAGVLVVFSLLVSPALVSLLLGRGLVFAWIWGSLWSFLAIALSFWLDLPTGYSLVFLQALVGLMTFFYRLLVSSYFHAGS
- a CDS encoding adenylosuccinate synthase, with product MRKDLVILGAQWGDEGKGKVVDLLSADFDMVVRYQGGSNAGHTVMVGGEKFVLHLLPTGILHEQAIGVVAQGMVVDLELLVKEIEELEKKGLKVWDRIYISDRAHIVLPYHKVLDSLFEKKGKIGTTLRGIGPSYMFKYGRKGIRVCDLEDPDRTYQLIKENIEFVSDLCEKVYCENHRLDAQEIFEKTMEYYKRVKERVIDTTRLILDFRGRVLFEGAQGTMLDIDMGTYPYVTSSNASALGLSNGTGLPPKYFSEANFWAVSKAYTTRVGEGPFPTELKDATGELLRERGGEYGATTGRPRRCGWLDLVALRHAVEVNGLDGIIITKLDVLDAFEEIKVCVAYEVDGKRIDHFPASLSLLQRVKPVYKTFKGWLKDTRGARSLSTMPSEALEYIDFIQEYLKVPVVMLSTGPEREEYFWLYEPAWK
- the hflX gene encoding GTPase HflX codes for the protein MKSILVSLIENSKQESKESLQELKELLKALGGHCLGYITQRKSHPDPKYYVGAGKVEEIRQVAEGTGADVVIFDAFLSPSQVANLEKAIGKRIMDRADLVLEIFSRRVRSKTAKLQVELAKLTYELPRLYGKGKELSRLGGGVGTRGPGEQEAEIRRRWIKKRIQQIKKELEDIKRQRREQRKRRESSGDLKVVKVALVGYTNVGKSSLMKSLTGRETLIADMPFATLDTTTSARLLFPDIKVLITDTVGFIRKLPPELIESFKATLEEVQEADIILHVIDISDKNWLEKVKVVKQILKDLSAEEKPVIYVFNKADKVVEKEEDIKYLTEPAFMESRSVVVSAVKGWGIGELLKAIREKVEELQGAVG
- the hfq gene encoding RNA chaperone Hfq — encoded protein: MFMEKNTSVQDEYIEELKKKGVTVTVFLTRGNRITGKVLDHDKYTLLLEVEGEPNLIYKHAISTIVQGG
- a CDS encoding NAD+ synthase codes for the protein MILNLALAQINPLLGSVEANISKIKLLSEQAQERAHMVIFPELALCGYPPEDLLLRYDFIERCMLSLEELVEFSKNLSSVLVFGMPYYDGDLYNALVVVAEGKILGVYKKTFLPNYSVFDEKRYFRSGREPLVVEIGGVKVGFSVCEDIWHPDGWERFYALSGCEVLVNINASPYYKGKYEFKENFLRARAQDNIAYVVYVNMVGGQDELVFDGRSMVIDPEGKVIARARAFEEDLLFVSLEVERVKRKRLLDLRLREKGVDNPSVNAFIPAQEKALCEVRVEVSPRDEEEVYKALLLAIRDYVEKNSFERVVLGLSGGIDSSLVACLAVDALGKDRVVGVFMPSEFTSSESREDVYELSKNLDISLLEYPIKEVYRTYLTLLDSKELSIAEENLQARIRANILFYLSNKYGWLVLSTSNKSESAVGYSTIYGDMAGGFAPIKDLYKTWVYKLARYRNSIKPDIPERVLLKPPTAELRPNQTDQDTLPPYELLDQVLELHIEEGMGLEDIVALGFDRELVKKVLRMVRRAEYKRRQAPIGPKLTKRAFGKDWRMPISGSY
- a CDS encoding aspartate aminotransferase family protein, with product MYVMETYKRLPVRFVKGEGVYLYDDQGRKYLDFLAGIAVNVLGYADPELTKAICDQAQSLLHISNLFENPWQEDLAKELVDSFWTSGKVFFCNSGAEANEGAIKLARRYFYEKGEKRYRIITFYSSFHGRTFGAMSATAQEKIQKGFEPLLEGFDYAELNNFDSVLKALKKETAGIMLEVIQGEGGIREAEGEFLQKIQELCRKEGLLLIVDEVQTGIGRTGKFYAYEHYNLQPDIITLAKGLGGGVPIGAVLAKDEVAKAFRAGSHGSTFGGNPLACRASMVVVRRVRELLPQVQRVGEYFKRKLQELGVGKVRGKGLMLGLELERNCSELVQKALEKGLVINCTAEKVLRFVPPLIVEEKHIDQAIEILRHIL